A section of the Pedobacter sp. HDW13 genome encodes:
- the nadA gene encoding quinolinate synthase NadA, which yields MNIDVLEEINKKGFAEEEIDPTLDLFAEIEKLKKEKNAIILAHYYQEPDIQDIADYIGDSLGLSQEAAKTDADVIVFAGVHFMAETAKILSPDKKVLLPDVKAGCSLADSCPPHLFKKFKEKYPDHLVITYVNCTAELKALSDIVCTSTNAVQIVQSLPKDQKIIFGPDRNLGAYVAKKTGRDLVLWNGACMVHEIFSQEKITKLKERHPNAKFIAHPECEEVILKMADYVGSTTGLLKYTISNPATEFIVATESGIIHQMEKANPSKTFIPAPPNNSCACNDCPYMKRNTLEKLYLCIKNGYPEVTVPEHIIDQARKPIQRMLDISAELGL from the coding sequence ATGAACATAGATGTCTTAGAAGAAATCAATAAAAAAGGTTTCGCAGAAGAAGAAATTGATCCTACGCTCGATCTTTTCGCCGAGATTGAGAAATTAAAAAAGGAGAAGAATGCAATTATTCTTGCACATTACTATCAAGAGCCTGATATTCAGGATATTGCTGATTATATTGGTGATAGTTTAGGTTTATCGCAAGAAGCTGCAAAAACAGATGCTGATGTAATTGTATTTGCTGGTGTGCATTTTATGGCCGAAACAGCAAAGATTTTATCGCCTGATAAAAAGGTTCTTTTACCCGATGTAAAGGCAGGTTGCTCGTTAGCAGATAGTTGCCCACCTCACTTATTTAAGAAATTTAAGGAAAAATATCCAGATCACCTGGTAATCACTTATGTAAACTGTACTGCCGAATTAAAAGCTTTAAGTGATATCGTATGTACCAGTACCAATGCGGTGCAAATTGTGCAGAGTTTGCCTAAAGACCAGAAAATAATTTTTGGCCCCGACAGGAATTTAGGTGCTTATGTAGCTAAAAAGACAGGAAGGGATCTGGTATTGTGGAACGGTGCCTGTATGGTACACGAAATTTTCTCGCAGGAAAAAATTACAAAACTTAAAGAACGCCATCCGAATGCTAAATTTATTGCACACCCGGAATGTGAGGAAGTGATTTTAAAAATGGCTGATTATGTTGGTTCTACTACTGGTTTGTTAAAATATACAATTAGCAACCCGGCTACGGAATTTATTGTAGCTACAGAAAGTGGCATTATTCACCAGATGGAAAAGGCAAATCCGTCAAAAACCTTTATTCCGGCCCCGCCAAATAACAGTTGTGCCTGTAACGATTGCCCTTATATGAAAAGAAATACGCTGGAAAAACTATATTTATGTATTAAGAATGGTTATCCGGAAGTTACTGTACCTGAGCATATTATTGATCAGGCCCGTAAACCGATCCAAAGAATGCTGGATATTTCAGCAGAACTGGGTTTATAA
- the thiL gene encoding thiamine-phosphate kinase produces the protein MFENKERTDINQLGEFGLIKHLTTNFKIRNGYSVKGIGDDAAVLDSKGKQILVSTDLLLEGIHFDLAYVPLIHLGYKAVQVNLSDIYAMNGKASQITVSIGVSSKFPLEAVEEIYKGIELACNKYNIDLIGGDTSSSKQGLVISITSIGYADADNVVYRNGAQENDLLCVSGDLGGAYMGLQILEREKLIYLENPQIQPDLEGKDYIIERQLKPEARMDIVALLEEMDIKPTSMIDISDGLASEILHLATESDKGITIYEEKIPLDPMTYETARELGIDPTVCALSGGEDYELLFTISQDDYKKLKHDVDITVIGHVTDKNSGCKMVSKSNNVHELKAQGWNAFK, from the coding sequence ATGTTTGAAAATAAAGAACGTACAGATATTAATCAATTAGGAGAGTTTGGTTTAATCAAACACTTAACCACAAATTTTAAAATCAGAAATGGCTATTCGGTAAAAGGTATTGGCGATGATGCTGCTGTTTTGGATTCTAAAGGAAAACAGATACTGGTTTCAACCGATCTTTTATTGGAAGGTATACATTTCGATCTGGCTTATGTACCCTTAATCCACCTGGGTTACAAAGCGGTACAGGTAAACCTGAGCGATATTTATGCAATGAATGGAAAGGCTAGTCAGATTACGGTTTCTATTGGTGTTTCGAGCAAGTTTCCTTTGGAGGCTGTTGAGGAAATTTATAAGGGTATTGAACTGGCCTGCAATAAATACAATATCGATCTAATTGGTGGCGATACTTCGTCGAGTAAACAGGGCTTGGTAATCAGCATTACCAGTATTGGCTATGCCGATGCCGATAACGTGGTGTACAGAAACGGTGCGCAGGAAAATGATTTGCTTTGTGTTTCCGGTGATTTAGGCGGTGCCTATATGGGCCTTCAGATATTGGAGCGTGAAAAATTAATTTACCTGGAAAATCCTCAAATCCAACCTGATCTGGAAGGCAAAGATTACATTATTGAGCGTCAGTTAAAACCCGAAGCACGTATGGATATTGTAGCGCTTTTAGAAGAAATGGATATTAAACCTACTTCGATGATTGATATTTCGGATGGTTTGGCTTCAGAAATTTTGCATTTGGCAACTGAAAGCGATAAAGGCATTACGATTTACGAAGAGAAAATTCCTTTAGATCCGATGACATACGAAACTGCACGTGAATTGGGAATAGATCCAACCGTTTGTGCTTTAAGTGGTGGCGAAGATTACGAATTGCTATTTACAATTAGTCAGGATGATTATAAAAAACTGAAACATGATGTAGATATCACAGTGATTGGCCACGTAACCGATAAAAATTCGGGTTGTAAAATGGTTTCTAAATCAAACAATGTACACGAATTAAAAGCCCAGGGTTGGAACGCTTTTAAATAA
- a CDS encoding dicarboxylate/amino acid:cation symporter — protein sequence MEKNNILKNYAGLLWLLAGITVGSIVGLIFGKSVESIKPLGDIFLNLLFTAVIPLVFFAVSSAIANIDRSKKLGKLLTIMVLVFLATVLISAVLTLVASWIFPIHQQLSASNLPEETTKIQSVGEQMTQLFTVSEFYEIGSRKNMLALIIFSVLVGFSTLYAEESGTEFKKFLVSGNEVMKKLIILIMKLGPIGLGAYFAYQVGVFGPQLFGTYAKALGLYYGVGAFYFIVFFTLYAFIAGGFKAIKIFWKNNIVPSLTAIGTCSSIATIPANLDGTTKMGVPAYITNVTIPLGSTLHKDGSSISSIIKIVVVFAIFGKDLAHVDTIILALGITVLVSIVEGGIPNGGYIGELLMISAYQLPPEALPPAMIIGTLVDPMATLLNATGDNVAAMLIARFTEGKNWMDNKKLSS from the coding sequence ATGGAAAAGAACAACATCCTTAAAAATTATGCGGGTTTATTGTGGCTTTTGGCTGGTATTACAGTTGGGAGCATAGTCGGTTTAATTTTTGGGAAAAGTGTTGAAAGTATAAAACCACTTGGCGATATATTTTTAAACCTGTTGTTTACGGCTGTAATTCCATTGGTATTTTTTGCGGTTTCATCGGCCATTGCCAATATAGACCGCTCGAAAAAATTGGGAAAGCTCTTAACGATTATGGTTTTGGTTTTTCTGGCAACGGTTTTAATTTCGGCAGTTTTAACGTTGGTGGCCAGCTGGATCTTCCCTATTCATCAACAACTGTCGGCCAGTAATTTACCTGAGGAAACCACTAAAATTCAGTCAGTTGGCGAGCAAATGACTCAGCTTTTTACGGTTAGCGAATTTTATGAAATTGGTAGTCGTAAAAATATGCTGGCGCTGATTATTTTTTCCGTTTTGGTTGGTTTTTCAACGCTATATGCTGAAGAATCGGGCACGGAATTTAAAAAGTTTTTGGTATCGGGAAATGAGGTAATGAAAAAACTGATTATCCTGATCATGAAACTGGGGCCTATTGGTTTGGGTGCTTATTTTGCCTATCAGGTAGGTGTTTTCGGACCGCAACTTTTTGGTACTTATGCAAAAGCACTTGGTTTATATTATGGGGTTGGCGCATTTTATTTTATTGTGTTTTTTACCCTTTATGCTTTTATTGCAGGTGGATTTAAAGCCATAAAAATATTTTGGAAAAACAATATTGTGCCCTCTTTAACTGCGATTGGTACCTGCAGCAGCATTGCTACTATACCTGCTAATTTAGATGGGACTACCAAAATGGGCGTTCCGGCATATATAACCAACGTAACCATTCCGCTGGGATCTACACTGCACAAAGATGGATCTAGTATCAGTTCAATCATTAAAATTGTAGTTGTTTTTGCCATTTTTGGAAAAGATCTGGCCCATGTAGATACCATTATTCTGGCTTTAGGCATTACAGTTTTGGTTAGTATTGTTGAAGGTGGCATACCAAATGGTGGTTATATTGGCGAGTTATTGATGATTTCGGCTTACCAGCTCCCACCAGAAGCTTTGCCTCCGGCCATGATTATTGGCACGTTAGTCGATCCGATGGCAACATTGCTGAATGCAACCGGCGATAATGTGGCAGCCATGTTAATTGCCAGGTTTACAGAAGGAAAGAACTGGATGGATAATAAAAAATTGTCATCGTGA
- a CDS encoding ABC-F family ATP-binding cassette domain-containing protein has protein sequence MSTLIAAEGLGHGYHDEWLFKNLTLGINSGQRVALVGINGAGKSTLLKLLAERFPPLEGKIVKNKAVKIGFLDQEPQFTEGFSISDHIFSLENKQQQLIKEYEELIENPNPDEKTLNRLYEELSEHNAWEYEHEIKTILNRMGITHLQQKIATLSGGQKKRLALAKLLIEDPEILVLDEPTNHLDIDTIEWLEKLLTTGQKTILLVTHDRYFLDNVCNTIVELDRGKIFNYSGNYAYFLEKKAEREALDATVLHKNQQLLKKELEWMRRMPQARATKSQARIDAFYDLEEKTKKKSDNQSVTLKMKMSRQGGKIIELEHVKQSFDGRPIINDFSYTFKKGDRIGLAGKNGTGKSTLLNIITSNLKPEGGKVDTGETTVFGYYKQGGLTFDPKERVIDIVKSDAEYIKMADGSVITASALLTLFLFPPKKQHGMVEKLSGGEKKRLNLMKVLMQNPNFLILDEPTNDLDIDTLNVLEEFLENFPGILMLVSHDRYLLDKMSDQLFIMEGEGVVKIYNGNYSEYRLSLEQPKTKAETKKAPAPVAEQIPVKAIKKLSFKEQKELAESEKGMEETESKIAELSQILNSIDTTDYTKIQEVSAEIENLQTKLDDYTMRWLELSE, from the coding sequence TTGAGCACACTAATTGCGGCAGAAGGCTTAGGACATGGTTATCATGACGAGTGGTTATTTAAAAATTTAACCCTGGGTATTAACTCCGGACAGCGCGTAGCGTTGGTTGGTATTAATGGCGCAGGTAAGAGCACATTATTGAAATTACTTGCCGAAAGGTTTCCTCCGCTTGAAGGTAAAATTGTAAAAAATAAAGCTGTAAAAATTGGCTTCTTAGACCAGGAACCTCAGTTTACTGAAGGTTTTTCTATTAGTGATCATATATTTTCACTGGAAAATAAGCAACAACAACTCATTAAAGAGTATGAGGAATTAATTGAAAACCCTAATCCAGACGAAAAAACACTTAACCGTTTATACGAAGAGTTGAGTGAGCATAATGCCTGGGAATATGAACATGAGATAAAGACTATTCTAAACAGAATGGGCATTACCCATCTTCAGCAAAAGATAGCTACCCTTTCGGGCGGACAAAAGAAACGTTTGGCTTTAGCTAAACTATTAATTGAAGACCCTGAAATTTTAGTACTCGATGAGCCAACCAACCATTTGGATATCGATACCATTGAGTGGTTAGAAAAACTTTTAACTACCGGACAGAAAACCATTCTTTTGGTTACGCACGACAGGTACTTTTTAGACAATGTTTGTAATACCATTGTAGAACTCGACCGCGGAAAGATTTTTAATTATAGCGGAAACTATGCTTACTTTTTAGAAAAGAAAGCCGAAAGAGAAGCGTTAGATGCAACGGTTTTACATAAGAACCAACAGCTATTAAAGAAAGAATTGGAGTGGATGAGACGCATGCCACAGGCTCGTGCAACAAAATCACAGGCCAGGATCGATGCTTTTTATGATTTAGAAGAAAAAACAAAGAAAAAGTCTGACAATCAAAGTGTTACCCTAAAAATGAAGATGTCGCGCCAGGGCGGCAAGATAATCGAACTGGAGCATGTTAAACAAAGCTTTGATGGTCGTCCTATTATCAATGATTTTAGCTATACCTTTAAAAAAGGCGATCGCATAGGTTTAGCAGGTAAAAATGGAACAGGTAAATCGACACTTTTAAATATAATCACCAGCAACTTAAAACCAGAAGGCGGTAAGGTTGATACCGGAGAAACAACAGTATTCGGATATTACAAGCAAGGAGGTTTAACTTTCGATCCGAAAGAACGTGTAATTGATATTGTAAAATCAGATGCCGAATATATTAAAATGGCCGATGGTTCAGTAATCACTGCTTCTGCCCTGCTTACCCTTTTTCTCTTCCCACCAAAGAAACAACATGGCATGGTAGAGAAGTTAAGTGGTGGTGAAAAGAAACGTTTGAACCTGATGAAGGTATTAATGCAAAACCCGAACTTCCTGATTCTGGATGAGCCAACAAACGACTTAGACATCGACACCTTAAATGTACTGGAAGAATTTTTAGAAAATTTTCCAGGCATATTAATGCTGGTTTCGCACGACAGGTACCTGCTCGACAAAATGAGCGATCAGCTTTTTATTATGGAAGGCGAAGGAGTAGTTAAAATTTATAACGGCAATTATTCAGAGTATCGCCTAAGTTTAGAACAACCTAAAACAAAAGCAGAAACTAAAAAAGCTCCTGCCCCGGTTGCAGAACAAATACCTGTTAAAGCTATAAAAAAACTAAGTTTCAAAGAGCAGAAAGAATTAGCAGAAAGTGAAAAAGGAATGGAAGAAACGGAAAGTAAGATAGCTGAACTAAGCCAAATCTTAAACAGCATTGATACTACCGACTATACCAAAATACAGGAAGTATCAGCAGAGATTGAAAACCTACAAACTAAGCTCGATGATTACACCATGCGCTGGCTTGAGCTTTCAGAATAA
- a CDS encoding Ig-like domain-containing protein yields MPNLKEQYFNIKNLAVISTLLLLFGCASIQTPQGGPKDTTPPKVLSMTPKNQTRNFNAKKIVIEFDEYFNLKDEFKEFSISPDQEKAPELKKRGKRLEINLQDSLEKNTTYTLNFGKSVADVNEGNVVKNLSYVFSTGPEIDSLSVSGKVINSLSDEPEKDVTVFILPIERDTLFGKKRPSIYTTTDSAGTYKLNNLRKGTYKVYALKENSGGGDKIYQQISDEIGFAKEPIVIDKNLENIDLQIFKELAPEFRVLERKLNNDGSLLITFNQQLKSPKITITEPAALDAGKKVFFNKTNDTTKIWLNDMSFDSVKVAINDQGKLLQTLNFTRGKKDTYTRDVTISDNLLGGKLNPYQQLTLTFPFPVTGADPTKIILLEDSVKRNNFEVIKDSVDFLKYYIKYPWKVKKTYDLKLGASAFTAIFNAKNKEINKRFNLESGDAYTTLLLNVTVPDTSKRYVVQFLNEKKDIIKSFPIAKNQKITFSKYPAGKYMIRVIYDDNKNGIWDTGNVKEGFQPEKVWYLKALMDLKPNWEREDPLVIPAPPKGP; encoded by the coding sequence ATGCCAAATTTAAAAGAACAGTATTTTAACATTAAAAATTTAGCGGTTATATCCACCTTGCTCCTGCTTTTTGGTTGTGCAAGTATACAAACACCTCAGGGTGGACCGAAAGATACTACACCGCCAAAAGTTTTAAGTATGACTCCAAAAAATCAGACGAGAAATTTTAATGCAAAAAAAATCGTCATCGAGTTCGACGAATATTTTAACCTAAAAGATGAGTTCAAAGAATTTTCAATTTCTCCCGATCAGGAAAAAGCACCGGAATTGAAAAAGCGCGGAAAAAGGTTAGAAATTAATCTTCAGGATTCTTTAGAGAAAAATACAACCTATACTTTAAATTTTGGAAAATCGGTAGCCGATGTAAACGAAGGAAACGTGGTTAAAAATTTATCATACGTTTTTTCTACGGGCCCTGAAATCGATTCGCTTTCAGTAAGCGGTAAAGTGATCAATTCACTTAGCGACGAACCTGAAAAAGATGTAACGGTTTTTATTCTCCCTATTGAACGCGACACGCTTTTTGGAAAGAAACGTCCATCTATTTACACCACTACTGATAGTGCGGGAACCTATAAATTAAATAATCTTCGTAAAGGTACCTATAAGGTTTACGCACTTAAAGAAAACAGTGGTGGCGGAGATAAAATATACCAGCAAATTTCGGATGAAATTGGTTTTGCAAAGGAGCCAATAGTAATTGATAAAAACCTGGAAAATATAGATTTACAGATTTTTAAAGAATTAGCCCCCGAATTTCGCGTTTTAGAGCGAAAACTGAATAATGATGGTAGTTTACTTATTACCTTTAATCAGCAGCTTAAAAGCCCTAAAATTACCATTACAGAGCCAGCTGCACTCGACGCAGGTAAGAAAGTTTTCTTTAACAAAACAAACGATACAACTAAAATATGGCTCAATGATATGAGCTTTGATTCGGTAAAAGTGGCTATTAACGATCAGGGAAAGCTACTGCAAACCTTAAATTTTACCCGTGGCAAGAAAGATACCTACACACGCGATGTGACCATTAGCGACAACCTGTTAGGTGGCAAACTTAATCCCTACCAACAACTTACCCTCACCTTTCCATTTCCGGTAACAGGAGCCGATCCAACTAAAATAATCTTGCTCGAAGACTCAGTAAAACGGAATAATTTTGAAGTAATAAAAGACAGTGTAGACTTTCTTAAATACTATATAAAGTACCCCTGGAAGGTTAAAAAGACTTACGATTTAAAATTAGGTGCAAGTGCTTTTACAGCCATTTTTAATGCCAAAAATAAAGAGATAAACAAGCGCTTTAATCTTGAAAGCGGAGATGCTTACACCACATTGTTACTGAATGTTACCGTACCCGATACAAGTAAACGTTATGTTGTACAGTTTCTAAACGAGAAAAAAGATATTATCAAATCATTCCCAATAGCCAAAAATCAGAAAATTACCTTTTCCAAATACCCAGCTGGCAAATACATGATAAGGGTAATTTACGATGACAATAAGAATGGAATCTGGGATACCGGAAACGTAAAAGAAGGTTTTCAGCCAGAAAAAGTATGGTATTTAAAGGCATTAATGGATTTAAAACCCAACTGGGAACGCGAAGATCCTTTGGTGATACCTGCACCACCCAAAGGGCCTTAA
- the mnmG gene encoding tRNA uridine-5-carboxymethylaminomethyl(34) synthesis enzyme MnmG — protein sequence MFSKYDLIVVGAGHAGCEAAAAAANLGSSVLLITMNMGTIAQMSCNPAMGGVAKGQIVREVDAMGGYSGIISDKSTIQFRMLNKSKGPAMWSPRAQIDRMRFAEEWRLALERTKNLDIWQDSVVGLLVKDNTVYGVKTSLGIEIESTAVVLTNGTFLNGTIHIGEKKFGGGRTAEKSSTGITEQLVELGMEAGRMKTGTPPRVDGRSLDYTKMEEQWGDENPGKFSYTDTEVSSDQRCCWITYTNSDVHETLKEGFEKSPMFTGRIKGLGPRYCPSIEDKINRFAERDRHQIFVEPEGWNTCEIYVNGFSTSLPEDVQFKALRLIPGFEQAKMFRPGYAIEYDFFPPTQLSLTLETKLISNLFLAGQINGTTGYEEAACQGFMAGINAHQKITDKHELIMKRSESYIGVLIDDLVTKGTEEPYRMFTSRAEHRLLLRQDNADIRLSPIGHELGLISDERLAKVNEKVANAEALVKFTRSQGIEMADANPMLESLGSSSLNQNVKIHSLVGRPHVGLQDIIQVSKPLAEATKTLDNETIEQAEIKIKYESYFEKENEIVAKMLKMEDKEIKPDFDYNKIVSISKEAREKLFKIKPRTLGQASRISGVSPSDISVLMVYINK from the coding sequence ATGTTTTCAAAATACGATTTGATTGTTGTTGGTGCAGGCCATGCAGGCTGCGAAGCTGCCGCTGCTGCTGCCAACTTAGGATCATCTGTTTTATTAATTACAATGAACATGGGCACCATTGCCCAAATGAGTTGTAACCCTGCAATGGGTGGTGTTGCCAAAGGACAGATTGTTCGTGAGGTGGATGCTATGGGTGGTTATTCAGGTATTATATCTGATAAATCAACCATTCAATTTAGAATGCTCAATAAATCTAAAGGCCCTGCTATGTGGAGCCCAAGAGCCCAGATAGATAGAATGCGCTTTGCTGAGGAGTGGCGTTTAGCTTTGGAAAGAACAAAAAATCTCGACATCTGGCAAGATAGTGTTGTTGGTTTACTCGTAAAAGATAATACCGTATATGGCGTTAAAACATCATTAGGTATCGAAATAGAAAGTACTGCTGTAGTATTAACCAATGGTACATTCTTAAACGGAACCATCCATATTGGCGAAAAGAAATTTGGAGGAGGCAGAACAGCTGAGAAATCTTCAACCGGAATTACCGAACAATTGGTAGAATTAGGTATGGAAGCAGGCCGCATGAAAACCGGTACCCCACCCCGTGTTGATGGTAGAAGCTTAGACTATACTAAAATGGAAGAGCAGTGGGGAGATGAAAATCCAGGCAAGTTTTCTTACACAGATACTGAAGTTTCAAGCGATCAACGCTGCTGCTGGATTACCTACACCAATAGCGATGTACACGAAACTCTAAAAGAAGGTTTCGAAAAATCGCCCATGTTTACAGGTAGGATTAAAGGTTTAGGTCCGAGGTATTGTCCATCAATAGAAGATAAAATTAACCGATTTGCAGAGCGAGACAGACACCAGATCTTTGTTGAACCTGAAGGATGGAACACCTGCGAAATTTATGTAAATGGATTTTCAACCTCACTTCCTGAAGACGTACAATTTAAAGCATTGAGATTAATTCCAGGTTTTGAGCAAGCCAAAATGTTCAGACCTGGTTATGCCATCGAATACGACTTCTTCCCACCTACTCAATTATCTTTAACCTTAGAAACTAAATTGATCAGCAATTTATTTTTAGCGGGACAAATAAACGGAACTACCGGATATGAAGAAGCAGCTTGTCAAGGCTTCATGGCTGGTATAAATGCACATCAAAAAATCACTGACAAACACGAACTGATTATGAAAAGATCAGAAAGTTATATTGGTGTTTTAATCGACGACCTAGTTACAAAAGGAACTGAAGAACCTTACCGTATGTTCACCTCAAGGGCAGAACACCGTTTGTTATTGAGACAAGATAATGCCGATATCCGATTATCTCCTATCGGTCATGAGCTTGGTTTAATTTCAGATGAGCGTTTAGCTAAGGTAAATGAAAAAGTAGCAAATGCCGAAGCGTTGGTAAAATTCACCAGAAGCCAGGGTATTGAAATGGCCGATGCAAATCCTATGCTCGAAAGTTTAGGCTCGAGTTCACTCAACCAAAATGTAAAAATTCACAGCTTGGTTGGAAGACCGCATGTTGGTTTACAAGATATCATTCAGGTAAGCAAGCCATTGGCTGAAGCTACAAAAACACTGGACAATGAAACCATCGAACAAGCTGAAATTAAAATTAAATACGAAAGCTATTTTGAAAAGGAAAATGAAATTGTAGCCAAAATGCTAAAAATGGAAGACAAAGAAATTAAGCCAGATTTCGACTACAATAAAATTGTTTCTATTTCAAAAGAAGCGCGCGAAAAATTATTTAAAATAAAACCAAGAACTTTAGGTCAGGCTTCGAGGATTTCAGGGGTTTCTCCATCAGATATCTCTGTTTTAATGGTTTATATTAATAAATAA
- the nadB gene encoding L-aspartate oxidase: MRKVDFLVIGSGIAGLSFALKAAKFGKVLIVTKSNEDESNTKYAQGGVAVVVDKDDSFEKHIDDTLIAGDGLCDQKIVEIVVKEGPQRIQEIIDYGINFDKDNSGFYDLAKEGGHSEHRVLHYKDITGYEIERVLLKEIHANPNIEILTHYFALELITQHHLGEFVDKRTEDINCYGIYAFNTELNDVEKIVANVTVMASGGAGHVYSATTNPVIATGDGMAMVYRAKGKVRNMEFIQFHPTALYHPGEYPSFLISEAVRGFGGVLRRKNGEEFMHEYDERKSLAPRDIVARAVDNEMKKSGDDFVYLDITMRKKADILKHFPNIYAKCLSIGIDMTKDYIPVTPASHYMCGGILVDEYGRSSIKNLYACGECSSTGLHGANRLASNSLLEATVFAHRIYQDAIENFKDNVIPENIPEWDSKGVTQSNEDVLVTHNLRELQKVMGDYVGIVRSDFRLERAHRRLFLIYQETEEFYKKNKVSVKLCELRNVIQTAYLVIKSAMQRKESRGLHFTTDYPDHAKELTDTIF, encoded by the coding sequence ATGAGAAAAGTAGATTTTCTGGTAATTGGCTCTGGTATAGCGGGTTTGAGTTTTGCACTTAAAGCTGCAAAATTTGGTAAGGTTTTAATCGTCACTAAATCAAATGAAGACGAATCGAACACAAAATATGCGCAAGGCGGTGTAGCTGTTGTTGTGGATAAAGATGATTCTTTTGAAAAACATATTGATGATACGCTGATTGCGGGTGATGGATTATGCGATCAAAAAATTGTGGAAATCGTTGTAAAAGAGGGGCCTCAGCGAATTCAGGAAATTATAGATTATGGTATAAACTTCGATAAGGATAACTCAGGTTTTTACGATTTGGCGAAGGAGGGAGGGCACTCAGAGCACCGTGTTTTGCACTATAAAGACATTACAGGTTATGAGATTGAACGTGTTTTATTGAAGGAAATTCATGCCAATCCGAACATAGAGATATTAACACATTACTTCGCACTGGAGTTAATTACCCAGCATCACCTGGGTGAGTTTGTGGATAAACGTACTGAAGATATTAACTGTTATGGGATATATGCCTTTAACACAGAGCTTAACGATGTGGAAAAGATTGTGGCAAATGTGACTGTAATGGCTTCGGGTGGTGCAGGCCATGTGTATTCAGCCACTACAAATCCGGTTATTGCCACAGGCGATGGAATGGCGATGGTGTACCGTGCAAAAGGAAAAGTGAGGAATATGGAATTTATTCAGTTCCATCCAACTGCTTTATACCATCCGGGTGAGTATCCTTCTTTCTTAATTTCAGAAGCTGTACGAGGCTTTGGTGGTGTTTTAAGACGTAAGAATGGTGAAGAGTTTATGCACGAGTACGACGAGCGTAAATCGCTTGCACCGCGTGATATTGTAGCCAGGGCGGTTGATAATGAAATGAAGAAATCGGGCGATGACTTTGTGTACCTGGATATTACAATGCGCAAGAAGGCTGATATTTTGAAGCATTTTCCTAATATCTATGCCAAGTGTTTATCTATAGGTATAGATATGACTAAAGATTATATCCCGGTTACGCCAGCTTCTCATTATATGTGTGGTGGTATATTGGTCGATGAATATGGGCGTTCGTCTATCAAAAATTTGTATGCCTGTGGCGAATGTTCTTCAACCGGCTTGCATGGAGCTAACCGTCTGGCTTCCAATTCTTTACTTGAAGCTACTGTGTTTGCACACCGCATTTATCAGGATGCAATAGAAAATTTTAAAGATAATGTTATACCAGAGAATATACCGGAATGGGATTCGAAAGGTGTCACGCAAAGTAATGAAGATGTTTTGGTTACGCACAATTTAAGGGAATTGCAAAAAGTGATGGGCGATTATGTGGGTATTGTGCGTTCTGATTTCCGTTTGGAGAGGGCACATCGCCGCTTATTTTTAATTTACCAGGAAACGGAAGAATTTTACAAAAAGAATAAGGTTTCGGTTAAGCTTTGCGAATTGCGTAATGTAATTCAAACGGCTTACCTGGTCATAAAATCGGCCATGCAACGTAAGGAAAGCAGGGGCTTACATTTTACCACAGATTACCCTGATCATGCGAAAGAATTAACAGACACTATTTTTTAA
- a CDS encoding gamma carbonic anhydrase family protein, with the protein MPLILPVKDKHPQIGADNFIAENATIVGDVAMGDKCSVWFNAVIRGDVNAITIGNETNIQDGAVIHATYLKASTHIGNRVSVGHNAIVHGCTVHDHVLIGMGAIVMDHAVIEEYCIIAAGAVVLENTICESGHLYAGTPAKKIKPITEEQRALLNKLPDNYIMYSGWFTT; encoded by the coding sequence ATGCCTTTAATATTACCAGTAAAAGATAAACACCCACAAATTGGAGCAGATAATTTTATTGCAGAAAACGCCACTATAGTAGGCGATGTTGCAATGGGTGATAAATGTTCAGTTTGGTTTAATGCCGTGATTAGGGGCGATGTAAATGCGATTACAATTGGTAACGAAACCAATATCCAGGATGGTGCTGTAATTCATGCCACTTATTTAAAAGCATCTACACATATTGGAAACCGTGTTTCGGTAGGTCATAATGCTATTGTACACGGTTGTACTGTACATGATCATGTTTTAATCGGCATGGGGGCAATTGTAATGGATCATGCTGTAATTGAGGAGTATTGTATCATTGCTGCCGGTGCTGTTGTGCTGGAGAATACAATATGCGAGAGTGGACATTTATACGCTGGTACACCTGCAAAAAAAATAAAGCCCATTACCGAAGAGCAAAGGGCTTTATTAAATAAGTTACCAGATAATTATATCATGTATTCGGGCTGGTTTACCACATAA